The nucleotide sequence GAGCAGGGCTACTCTCCCTCTCAGTTTAACATTCTCTCAGTTTAGGCCGGGGTGGGCagactttttggcccgagggccccATCGGGgctgcgaaactgtatggagggccggatagggaaggcagtgcctccccaaacagcctggcccctgccccctatccgccccctcccacttcctgccctcccccctcagaacccccgacccattcacccctctgctccttgtcccctgactggcccccccccaggaccccactccctatccaagccccctgtcccctgactgccccggcccctatccaagccccctgtcccctgacaggccccccaggaccccaccccctatccacccccccgtcccctgactgccccccaggatctcctgccccttatctaaccccccccccccggctccctgcttccttaccatgccgctcagcagcaggactggcttattggaaagcctgggaggtgggcaggtgcaAGCAGCGTTGCCTGTGCGatggcgtggctgcgggggaggggggacagcgggggaggggccgggggctagcctccctgggctgggctgggcaggacgatcctgcaggctggatgtggcccacgggccgtagtttgcccacctctggtttaggccaacaaacacccccccacccaaaaaagcTGCAGGAATATaaaagaatgcaggcagaagtccagcagtaGAGTGGGGTCGATCTAGTTCATTGCATGgaatgtatgattacctgcctgtgggcaggtggcatatgtgtgcattcagtgcaaggagctcaaGGTCCTCACAGACCGAGTGTGGGCTCTGGAGACCAAAGTGGccgaactggaggagctaagggaaacAGAGGGACATAGATAAGACTTTCCAGGACAGTGCAGAATGGTCCCTCCCCGAGTCTGACAGCCCCTGAGAACATCAAACTGGCGCAGAGGGAAATGAatccatagttgggaccctccttccagatgatgtcatgatatcctcttgcactgaggatacctctctgggcGAAGAAATctcagttattaggaagagatgGCTAATAGTgatgggagattcgatcattagaaatatagatagctgggtttgtgatgaccgggagaactgcATGGAGAATTGCCTGCCGGGTacgaaggttgtggatctctccaGACATCTAGACAGTcctatgtgcagtgctggggaggaactGGTgattgtggtacatgtaggtaccaattaaatagggaaggataggagagagatcCTGGATGCCAAATGTAGGCTattaggtaagagattgaagtccaggacctccatggtagtgttctctgaaattcttccagttccacacacagggccagggagagctgcagggtctcaatgtgtgaatgagacaatggtgtagggaggaggttttaggtttattaggaactggggcaccttttgggaaaggaggaacctttacaggaaggatgggctcttCCTAAATCACaacggaaccagattgctggcatgtaaaattgaGAAGATTGTagaggagctgggggaaagggctgggggaaagctgacagtaCAGAGGATTGAGACATCCCATAGAGGAGACTCTATtaacagggattctctatatcctagtaaagatgAGAGGATAGAAGTTGCTAGATTACAGGTAGGacctgaagagaaacagtcaagtGAAAAAgtgtcccattcaattacatcacatgaaggcagacaactaaaaaatgacacattttatagagtactttgtatacaaatgctagaagtctaaatactaagatggatgaatttgagtgcctggtattaaatgaggatatggatAAATGAGGATTAAATGAGGATTTTGATGCATcagagaaacttggtggaatgatgataatcaatgggatatggTAATACCAGGGaacaaaatatatagaaatgaCAAGAGTAGATCATgttgatgggggagtggcactagatgtgaaagaaagcatgcagtcaaatataaagtaaaaaaaaaaaaaaattaaatgaatcaaactgtatcatagaatctctatggatagaaattccaagcCTGAATAacaagagtatagcagtaggaatatactaccaaccacctgaccaggatggtgatggtgattgtgaaatgctctaGAAGAATAGAGAGGCTATAAAagtagaaaactcaataatactggggggatttcaactatctccatattgactgggtacatgtcacctcaggatgggatattgagataaaatttctagacaccattaaagactgcttcttggagcagcttctcCTGGACCCCACAAGAGAAGAGGGAATTCTGGaattagtcctaagtggagcacaggatctggtccaagaagtgaatatagctgaaccacttggtaatagtgaccaaaaagtaattaaatttaacatccttgcgGGAGGGAAAATATCAAAGAAGCCcagcacagtagcatttaacttcagaaaggggaactacacaaaaatgaggaagctagttaaaggaaaattaaaaggtacagtcacaaTAGCGAAATGCCttcaagcttcatggaaactttttaaaaacaccataaaagaggctcaaattaaatatataccccaaattaaaaaacaaagtaagagGATTAAAAAAgtaccaccatggctaaacaacatagtaaaagaagcagttagaggcaaaaaggtatcctttaaaaattggaagtcaaatcccactgaggaaactagaaaggagcataaactctggcaagtcatgtGTAAAAATAGAATTAGACAGGCCaataaagaatttgaagaacaactagccaacGACTGAAGATCTAACAGCAAATTGTGTTTTgcgtacatcagaagcaggaaacctgtcaaacaatcagtggggccactggacaacggaggtgctaaaagagcactcaaggaagacagcCATTGAGGAAATGCCAAATGAATCCTTTGCACCTGAAGGATGTGTggaagattcccacacctgagccatgctttttaggtgataaatctgaggaactgtcccagattgaggtgtcaataaaggaggctttggaacaaatagataaattaaacagtaataaaccaccaggaccagatggtgttcacccaagagttctgaaggaactcaaatatgaaattgcagaactattaagtGTGGTGTAAACAAtcacttaaatgggctttggtaCAGATGACTGgcggatagctaatgtgacaccagtttttttaaaaggctccagaggcgatcctagCAATTTTACGCCTAACTTTagcaccaggcaaattggttgaaactatagtaaagaacagaattatcagacacataaatgaacacgatttgttggggaagagtcaatatagCATTTGtgaaggaaaatcatgcctcaccaatctattagaattcttttagggggtcaacaagcatgtggacaagggtgatccagcggATATAATGTAtgcagactttcagaaagcctttgacaaggtactACACCAAAGGCTCtaagaacgtaagaacataagaatggcaatactgggttagaccaaaggtccatccagcccagtatcctgtctaccgacagtagTCAATGCCatgtgctccagagggagtgaacctaacaggtaatgattggtgatctctctcctgccatccatctccacgcGCTGAaaaaaagaggctagggacaccattccttacccatcctggcgaatagccattaatggacttagcctccatgaatttatccagttctcttaaacaaagtaagcaatCATGCTCACTGCTATAACTATAATGCCTGGAGCCAAATTTCTAAAGCAGCTTTCAGAAGTGTACCGAGTTTGCAAGTGAAAACCttgcatttgtgcatgcaaaatgcaaagggcctgattctgatttcaatgggactacttggtAATGAGGTATGGTGCATTTTGAATAAGGGTGCAGAATATCAGGCTTTAGAGCTGAGGTACTCGCAGTAGGAAACAGAACCTGTAAGTGGCTATTTTAACAGACAAATGGGGGATTTCACTTCTGgacattccttttaaaaatactgccTTATGTACATAACATGACTCTGAGATAGGACAGAGGAAGAACTGATAATCCAGCTTGTCTTTATCacagtgacattttaaatacattttcctaaTTGAAAATGAAACTTTCTTGTCATTTCAGAAGGCTTTGTTGAAACTGACTGCATACCCTTGCATCTTTGACATGCAAGATAAGATTGTGGTTTATGAAATTGACCGCCAAATTCTGTTCAGGATATATAACGTAAGTATTGCCAAAGTCAATGAGGttttttaacaatttaaaaactaaaagaatGTAAAGCTTGTAATGCATTGTCTATTTTGTTTTGTAGGCAAACTCTTTCCTGGTGCCACGAGGTCCGTGGTGTATAGAGATCAGAAGAGCACACCTTGTGGATGATGTGTGGCAGTATTTGAGGAGCGCACAACCTAAAACATTTGAGAAATTCTTGAAAGTAAGAAATCAAGCTTGATTATTTTGTTAGCTCTGAATATATTGCTCTAGAGTACTTTGCCTTTAATATAGCTCCTAACCAACAAGATCTTTTCAGCATTCATCAggcattttaaaatccagttaaAAATGAAGGAGGGAAAAGTATCATGGAAATTACTGAAAAGCATGTTCCATGTAGGCTAGAATTAGCTTCTCAATCTTGGCACACGTGGCAATTAAGCTTTGTTTGATTAAAGCAAGGGGCTAATACAAATACCCAGTGAATGGCAGGTGGTTTAATTAATTATGAAATAgcttgggtggggggcgggggggatgactTGCTGGCTAAGGGAACTGGTCATGGGCAACCTGCATAGATCTCACTACATAGGTTTCTATTTTCCAAACTCATATTAGCACTACCCAGTGGAGTACTCTTTCACTGCTAGGTCACCCTCCTTATGGCTGTTGGGTAGCCTGCTGTATGTGAAAGTGGTGGCCAGGCAAACCAATGTGTGTACAACACATCTCCATGACCAGCGCTAGGGGCCAAGAATTGACTTGGCCACAGAGACTAACTGCTGCTGTCCCGATTGGAGATGGTCCCCCGCACACCATGGATGAGACGCCCCAGTGGCACAGCATGGGAGATGACTGTGTTGCTCCTGCCTCCGCTGTACCATCATGTAGTTACAAAGGAGGCTTCCGTTTCAATTTCTGTCGGTCTGGCACCAACGATGATGGAAAAACTATTAGATGGATGAGTGACTAAGGTCCTGACCTTGCAGAAAATCTGGGTAGTGGACTTTAATGGAGCTCAGCATGGGCACAGGATCAGGATCTGCATAGATCTCACGACAGCGTCATAGGGTCATAAAGGGTTCTATGTTCCAAACTCCTAGTATCAGCACTACGCACTGGAGTGGTCTGGTTATCCGATCTATGCCACGAGAGACAGCAAATGCAATAACTCTTGTTatccaatattttttttctttcggTGATGGCCCTTCTTCCCTGCCAGCGGTTCCCCCCCCGCATCTACCGCAGCAGTGCGAACACGCAGGTTCACTCTGCCGTTTATGCCATGACTTACAGCATCCAAtgccctgcttgcagctttgCTTCATTAAGCAACACATCAAAAATATTGTCTGCCCTCCCAGATTATAACTAGTTGCTTTTCCCTAGAGCATCTTATGACTGTCTTATTACTGTCTTCTGATATCTCAGTAGCTAAGTCTTTAAGAATATTTACCTGTAGTTAGGTTTCTGTGAAAATGGGATAAATATGCTACCTGATTCCTCTCTACCTCATAGTGTTGGGCAGTGTCATGGCTTGCAGTCGTCTTGTGCTATATCCAAAGGGGGCCAGCTCTTGTTTCCCAGAGTTAGGCTTGAGGGGCAGGGAGGTAGCGAAGAATGAATCTGGTAGACTTGTATTCTTTGATTTATTGCTGTATTTGTTCTGTCAACTTCTACAAGTGGCTCCATCTTACTTAGGGTCATAGCAGTTAGTTATAGACGTGCCCCACAGATCACTGAGTCCATCCCAATGCAAGGAAtagctttcccccaccccattagaAGCCATAACCAATGTTAACCAGTCCccacagggccgtccctagggggaTGCAGGACCCGGGACATGGGcgctgagtttctaatctgctgggggttgctccccctgctctgcctaggccctgcccccactccgccccttcccccaaggccccaccccacccctgccccacctcttccacacccagttctgccccctcccccgagcacactGCGTCCtcacttctctcccctccccgccagcacCTCCTGACACCGCAAAACATCTGATCTGCGGTAGGCGCTGAGAGGGAGCGAGACCTACCAGTGGGCAGGAGAAGGTTCTGGTGGGGGggctcctcacccctcccccactgccactcaCCTCCCCGCTGCCTCCTGCGGGGCCCCCAGCAGTCATCCCGATTCACCATACCTAAGGGATGGCTCTGAGTCCCCATATATGTGACCAGCCAGAATCACAGGCTCAGAGATGCACTTTGCAGGAACGTATATAAATCGCAATACCCAGATAGGTATCCAACACACAGATGTTACTCTTCAATTTTAAGATGGAGATATTTGTTACTGAGCTGTAAATGGAAGCACATTTCCAACCTAAGCTTAAGTTTACGTAGGGAGAGTTTTCTGCTCCTTCACCCTTACCCTCTTGCATTTTACATCAAGGTGGCAACAGTATGCATAAGGACAATTTGTACATGTATGGTCTAGCTCATGCAGGGGAGTCACTTTTGCTACCACCATTCTGTGTCTCAACATCACAGCTATCTCTCTCTGTCCATCTAGGAGTGCCTATTTAAGTTAAGATGACTGGCACTGGTTGACTAAGGGCTGTCTACGTGGTGGGGTAATGCACTAAAGGTGGCTGTGCCCTCTAAAGCGCACAAATGTGTTGTGTGTTAATTGGTCCCTGTAGACCCTGCTTTTGCACACTAATGGTTCCCTAGTAGTGCACTTTAACACAGTAGTTTCAAACAGAACTATGTTGAAGTGCACCACCAGGGTGTACCCAGACCAATTAATACACAACATGTTTCTGTGCTTTAAAAAACACTCCACCTCCATAGTGCGCATTACCCCACCTAAGACTTAGAAATGGGTGAGAACCAAGAGTCACCTAACAACAAACAGTGGATACTTTAATAGGCCAGATTCTAAGCCCTGCCCTACTCCCTTTGTACTGCATTTCCCCAGAGAGCATAGAtctggcaaggggctggggagagggtatGGTTGCTGCATGCCGCACTACTGCTATCCCCAGCTGGTAGGGACCTTTGCCACTTGGCACAGGTTCCAGGAGCCCCCAGGCTACTATCCCATGAATAGGCGTGCCAGCTCTGCTATCCTGGCAATCATAATAATGCCTATTTCAGTTATAACAAATGCCCTGTCTTCATTCCCCCTATAATTTAATTAGAGACATTACTTTTCACTACCCCATCTAAAATTAGACCTATAGTGTTACAGGCACATAAATGGATGCCACCTACAACGTGGCTACATTTCAGTAGTGACCGAAGAGCTCCTAATACAGAGTCTGCAAAGCACATGTGGATACAAGTTGGATGTATTATACTCTTTATTTCCATAGTACAGTAAGACAAATGCATTCTACTGCAGACATCAGTTCAAATCAGCAAGGCAACTATCGAATTACGGTGCTGCTCATTTAAAGAGGCATAGTGAAACTCACCataacctatttaaaaaaattcatcacaATCAGTGCACAACATTTATTCTTTTCAAAGAGACACAACAGCTTTGACGGGCTAGTAGCATAGCCTTACAACTCACCAATAGGTTTTGATGGGACATGCTAACATGGAGGAGGAACAagagaaatgttatttaattATCTCTCTCAGCAGTAATGAGGCCATTGTGCATCAAGGCTTGTGCAGAAAGTTACATTTTCAGGCATCATTGGGAGATTAATAAAGACCACCACTTATGCTAGGAGACTATTGCAACTGCATGGAATATAATATTAGGGTGTGGGTAGGTGAAGATACATCGCTCTCTCCGAGCGGCCACAAGGTTGGCAAGTCTATTTTTGTGGTGCCTTCCAAGCTTTTGCCTTATTAGTTGTGTCTAAAAAGTTTAATACCCATCCAGGTCCAAAGGTGAAAGAACACGTAAACTGGTATGGTAATAGGAAGAAGCAGACTGTAGAAACACAAGCTGGTTGTGCTGGTGCAGCCCTCTGGGAACTTTTCGTCCATGCTGGCTGAATAAAACAGACCCGCTAAGGACAACAGTGGAACAAGTACAGTTAGCGTAGGCAGTGACAGAAACATCTTTCTTCCCCAGTTACTGTGGGGGTAGGTTAGTcttcaggtt is from Chelonia mydas isolate rCheMyd1 chromosome 4, rCheMyd1.pri.v2, whole genome shotgun sequence and encodes:
- the LOC119566078 gene encoding phosphatidylinositol N-acetylglucosaminyltransferase subunit Y isoform X2, with product MFLSLPTLTVLVPLLSLAGLFYSASMDEKFPEGCTSTTSLCFYSLLLPITIPVYVFFHLWTWMGIKLFRHN